The following proteins are encoded in a genomic region of Mycobacterium kiyosense:
- the kdpC gene encoding potassium-transporting ATPase KdpC subunit, translating to MKLANFVRLHWAALRALLVLTVITGLGYPLFVWLVALLPGLHDNAEGSILRAHGTPVGSELIGQQFTDKDGNPLPQYLQSRPSAAGAGYDPLSSGASNLGPESIVDTPADPALLAAGKSASDAGFKPSLLTQVCTRSAAIGRLEGVDGSRPFCTGGGVGAVLSVLGPRDQRGNVVHPTHVVSINEPCQTTTAPFQTMFEGVRVECAKYGEDYSTGQIVPIRGAAAANPAVPADAVTASGSGLDPHISLAYADLQAARVAKARGISAEQVRAVIRDNQEGRELGFLGEPAVNVLRVNLELDRKYPVSH from the coding sequence ATGAAACTCGCCAATTTCGTCCGCCTGCACTGGGCCGCGTTACGCGCGCTGCTGGTGCTGACCGTGATCACCGGCCTGGGCTACCCGCTGTTCGTCTGGCTGGTCGCTCTGCTGCCGGGACTGCACGACAACGCCGAGGGTTCGATCCTGCGCGCCCACGGCACACCGGTCGGCAGCGAGCTGATCGGCCAGCAGTTCACCGACAAGGACGGCAACCCGCTGCCGCAGTACCTGCAGAGCCGCCCCTCTGCCGCGGGCGCCGGATATGATCCGCTCTCCTCGGGTGCAAGCAACCTGGGACCGGAGAGCATCGTCGACACACCCGCGGACCCCGCGCTGCTGGCGGCCGGAAAATCCGCATCCGACGCCGGGTTCAAACCCAGCCTGCTGACCCAGGTGTGCACGCGCAGTGCCGCGATAGGCCGGCTGGAAGGCGTGGACGGCTCCCGTCCGTTCTGCACCGGTGGCGGGGTGGGCGCGGTGCTGTCGGTGCTCGGTCCCCGCGACCAACGTGGCAACGTCGTGCATCCCACTCACGTCGTCAGCATCAACGAACCGTGCCAGACCACGACGGCGCCGTTTCAAACCATGTTCGAAGGTGTGCGGGTCGAGTGCGCCAAATACGGCGAGGACTACTCCACCGGCCAGATCGTTCCGATCCGCGGCGCCGCAGCCGCCAACCCGGCGGTACCCGCAGACGCGGTGACTGCCAGCGGCAGCGGCCTGGACCCGCACATCTCTCTGGCCTACGCAGACCTGCAGGCCGCACGGGTCGCCAAGGCACGCGGTATCAGCGCCGAACAGGTGCGTGCCGTGATCCGCGACAACCAGGAGGGCCGGGAACTCGGATTCCTGGGCGAGCCGGCGGTAAACGTCCTGCGAGTCAACCTCGAGCTGGACCGCAAGTACCCGGTAAGCCACTAG
- a CDS encoding DNA-binding response regulator: protein MKVLVVDVEPHLLRSLRNALAGQGYQVVTADSGAAGLRAAVTHDPAVAVLDFALPDMPGVQMLRKLRRRTTAPVLVLSDRSRPSDKVQALDAGADDYVTKPFDMEEFLARLRAAIRRAKVADAAEQVVETASFTVDLRAKKVSRDGADIHLTPTEWNILELLARNRGRLVQREMLLDAVRGPTHPTGTTYLRVYLAQLRRKLEPDPSHPIHLVTEAGMGYRFEQR from the coding sequence GTGAAGGTCTTGGTGGTCGACGTCGAACCACACCTGCTGCGGTCCCTGCGCAACGCGTTGGCCGGGCAGGGCTACCAGGTGGTCACCGCCGATTCCGGCGCCGCCGGTCTGCGTGCCGCGGTCACACACGACCCGGCCGTCGCGGTGCTGGATTTCGCGCTACCGGATATGCCCGGCGTGCAGATGCTGCGAAAGCTGCGGCGACGCACCACCGCACCGGTGCTGGTGTTGTCGGACCGCTCCAGACCAAGCGACAAAGTGCAGGCATTGGATGCCGGCGCAGACGATTACGTGACCAAACCCTTTGACATGGAAGAGTTTCTGGCCAGGTTGCGGGCCGCCATCCGACGCGCCAAGGTGGCCGATGCCGCCGAGCAGGTGGTCGAGACGGCCTCGTTCACCGTCGACCTGCGGGCCAAGAAGGTGTCCAGGGACGGAGCCGACATACACCTGACGCCCACCGAGTGGAACATCCTTGAGCTGTTGGCGCGCAACCGCGGCAGGCTTGTGCAGCGCGAGATGCTGCTGGACGCGGTTCGCGGACCTACCCACCCGACCGGAACCACCTACCTGCGGGTCTACCTCGCCCAGCTGCGGCGCAAGCTCGAACCCGACCCATCCCACCCCATCCACCTGGTCACCGAGGCGGGCATGGGATACCGCTTCGAGCAGCGATGA
- the kdpD gene encoding sensor protein KdpD: MVDVSASDPRAKRGELRIYLGAAPGVGKTFAMLGEAHRRLERGTDVVAAVVETHGRAKTAEMLRGIEVIPPRYIEYRGTSFPELDVPAVLARRPQVVLVDELAHTNTPGSKNPKRWQDVEELLDAGIAVISTVNIQHLESLNDVVAEITGIEQKETIPDSIVRQAAQVELIDITPEALRRRLSHGNVYTSERIDAALSNYFRRGNLTALRELALLWLADQVDTALAKYRAENKITDIWEARERVVVAVTGGPESETLVRRASRIASKSSAELMVVHVLRGDGLVGLSEGRMGKLRELANSLDASLHTVLGDDVPSALLDFARQINATQLVIGTSRRPRWARIFDEGIGPSIVEHSGKIDVHLVTHEESRRGVRTAPIAPPTRRVASWLAAVVIPSMICVVTVSELDRFLNNGGESALFFIGVLLVGLLGGVAPAILSAVLSGLLLNYFLIAPRHSFTISEPNSAITELVLLMIAVAVAVLVDGAAKRAREARLASQEAELLTLFAGSVLRGADPQTLLERVRETYAQRAVAMLREQGGQSRVVAAVGENPCTTVDSADTAIEVGDDEFWMLLAGRKLSVRDRRVLGAVAKQAAGLVRQRELTEEASRAEAIVRADDLRRSLLSAVSHDLRTPPWRRPRSRCPACAPVMSPSPPEDTAELLATIEESIDQLTALVGNLLDSSRLAAGVVRPDLNRVYLEEVVQRALVSISRGATGFVRSAIDRVKVDVGDAVVLADAGLLERVLANLIDNALRYAPGSVVRVNAGRVGDRVLINVIDEGPGIPPGTEEEIFGAFQRLGDHDNSTGVGLGMSVARGFVEAMGGVIAAGDTPGGGLTVTVDLPAPPKDVR; the protein is encoded by the coding sequence ATGGTTGACGTGAGCGCCAGCGACCCCCGGGCCAAACGCGGCGAGCTGCGCATCTATCTCGGCGCGGCACCGGGGGTCGGCAAGACCTTCGCGATGCTCGGCGAGGCGCACCGGCGCCTGGAACGCGGCACCGACGTGGTGGCCGCCGTGGTCGAGACACACGGCCGGGCGAAAACCGCCGAAATGCTGCGCGGTATCGAGGTCATCCCGCCGCGCTACATCGAATACCGCGGTACCAGCTTCCCGGAACTGGATGTTCCCGCGGTGCTCGCCCGCCGTCCGCAGGTGGTCCTGGTCGACGAACTCGCGCACACCAACACCCCCGGTAGCAAGAACCCCAAGCGCTGGCAGGACGTCGAAGAGTTGCTCGACGCCGGCATCGCCGTGATCTCCACGGTCAACATTCAGCACCTGGAAAGCCTGAACGACGTTGTCGCCGAGATCACCGGCATCGAGCAGAAGGAAACCATCCCGGACTCCATCGTGCGCCAGGCCGCGCAGGTCGAGCTGATCGATATCACGCCGGAAGCCCTGCGGCGCAGGTTGTCCCACGGAAATGTGTACACGTCCGAACGCATCGACGCCGCGCTGTCCAACTATTTCCGCCGCGGAAACCTCACCGCCCTAAGGGAATTGGCGTTGCTATGGCTGGCCGACCAGGTCGACACCGCGTTGGCGAAATACCGGGCGGAGAACAAGATCACCGACATCTGGGAGGCGCGCGAGCGCGTCGTGGTGGCGGTTACGGGCGGTCCCGAGTCCGAGACGTTGGTGCGGCGCGCGTCGCGGATCGCCTCCAAGTCCAGCGCCGAATTGATGGTGGTGCATGTGCTGCGCGGCGACGGTCTGGTCGGCCTCTCCGAAGGCCGGATGGGCAAACTGCGCGAGCTGGCCAACAGTCTGGACGCCTCGCTGCATACCGTGCTCGGTGACGACGTGCCCTCGGCGCTGCTCGATTTCGCCCGACAGATCAACGCAACTCAGTTGGTGATCGGAACCTCGAGACGTCCCCGCTGGGCACGCATCTTCGACGAGGGCATCGGCCCATCCATCGTGGAGCACTCCGGCAAGATCGATGTGCATCTCGTCACGCACGAGGAGTCCCGGCGCGGGGTGCGCACCGCACCGATCGCACCGCCGACCCGGCGCGTCGCGTCCTGGCTGGCCGCCGTTGTCATCCCGTCGATGATCTGTGTGGTCACCGTCAGCGAACTGGACCGGTTCCTGAACAACGGCGGCGAGAGCGCCCTGTTCTTCATCGGGGTGCTGCTGGTAGGTCTGCTGGGAGGTGTTGCGCCGGCGATACTTTCGGCGGTCCTGTCCGGGTTGCTGCTGAATTACTTTCTCATCGCACCCCGGCACAGCTTCACCATCTCCGAACCCAACAGCGCGATCACCGAACTGGTGCTGCTGATGATCGCGGTGGCGGTGGCCGTTCTGGTCGACGGCGCGGCCAAACGCGCCCGCGAGGCCCGGCTGGCCTCGCAGGAAGCCGAGTTGTTGACGCTGTTCGCCGGTTCGGTGCTGCGCGGTGCGGATCCTCAGACGTTATTGGAGCGGGTGCGTGAGACATATGCGCAGCGCGCGGTCGCCATGTTGCGCGAGCAGGGCGGCCAGAGCCGGGTCGTCGCGGCGGTCGGTGAGAATCCCTGTACCACAGTCGATTCCGCCGACACCGCGATCGAGGTGGGCGACGACGAATTCTGGATGCTGCTGGCCGGCCGCAAACTCTCGGTGCGAGATCGGCGGGTGCTCGGTGCGGTCGCCAAACAGGCCGCCGGCCTGGTCCGGCAGCGCGAACTCACCGAAGAGGCCAGCCGCGCCGAGGCCATCGTGCGCGCCGACGACCTCAGGCGATCCCTGCTGTCGGCCGTGAGCCACGATCTGCGCACCCCCCCCTGGCGGCGGCCAAGGTCGCGGTGTCCAGCCTGCGCGCCGGTGATGTCGCCTTCTCCCCCCGAGGACACCGCCGAATTGCTGGCCACCATCGAGGAATCCATCGACCAGCTCACCGCCCTGGTGGGCAACCTGCTCGACTCGTCGCGACTGGCCGCCGGCGTGGTGCGCCCCGACCTGAACCGCGTGTATCTGGAAGAGGTGGTACAGCGTGCGCTGGTCAGCATCAGCAGGGGCGCAACCGGATTCGTCCGATCCGCGATCGACCGCGTCAAGGTCGACGTCGGCGACGCGGTGGTGCTGGCCGACGCCGGGTTGCTGGAGCGCGTGCTGGCCAACCTGATCGACAACGCGCTGCGCTACGCGCCGGGCTCCGTGGTCCGGGTCAACGCCGGTCGGGTCGGGGATCGAGTGCTCATCAACGTCATCGACGAGGGCCCGGGCATCCCGCCGGGCACCGAAGAGGAGATCTTCGGCGCCTTTCAGCGCCTCGGCGATCACGACAACAGCACCGGGGTGGGCCTGGGCATGTCGGTGGCACGCGGCTTCGTCGAGGCCATGGGCGGCGTGATCGCTGCCGGCGACACCCCGGGCGGCGGGCTGACGGTGACGGTGGATCTACCTGCGCCGCCGAAGGACGTCCGTTGA
- the kdpE gene encoding DNA-binding response regulator, with protein sequence MTRVLVIDDEPHILRALRINLSVRGYEVVTASTGAGALRAAAEHPPDVVILDLGLPDISGIEVLGGLRGWLSAPVIVLSARTDASDKVQALDAGADDYVTKPFGMDEFLARLRAAVRRSTTALEVEQPVVETDSFTVDLAAKKVTKNGAEVHLTPTEWGMLDVLVRNRGKLVGREELLKEVWGPAYATETHYLRVYLAQLRRKLEDDPSHPKHLLTESGMGYRFEA encoded by the coding sequence TTGACTCGCGTACTGGTGATCGACGACGAACCGCACATCCTGCGTGCGCTGCGGATCAACCTGTCGGTGCGCGGCTACGAGGTGGTGACCGCGTCGACCGGCGCCGGAGCGTTGCGCGCCGCCGCCGAACATCCCCCGGACGTGGTGATCCTGGACCTCGGCTTGCCCGACATCTCAGGCATCGAAGTGCTGGGCGGGTTGCGCGGCTGGCTCAGCGCACCTGTCATCGTGCTGTCGGCGCGCACCGACGCGTCGGACAAGGTGCAGGCTCTGGACGCCGGAGCCGACGACTACGTCACCAAACCCTTCGGGATGGACGAATTCCTGGCCCGGCTTCGGGCGGCGGTGCGCCGCAGCACCACCGCGTTGGAGGTGGAGCAGCCGGTCGTCGAAACGGATTCGTTCACAGTGGATCTGGCCGCCAAGAAGGTGACCAAGAACGGCGCCGAGGTGCATCTCACGCCCACCGAGTGGGGCATGCTCGACGTGCTGGTGCGCAATCGGGGCAAGCTGGTGGGCCGCGAGGAGTTGCTCAAGGAGGTGTGGGGTCCGGCGTATGCGACCGAAACCCATTATCTGCGTGTGTATTTGGCGCAACTGCGGCGCAAGCTCGAGGACGATCCGTCCCATCCCAAGCATCTGCTGACCGAGTCCGGGATGGGCTACCGGTTCGAGGCGTGA
- a CDS encoding putative YrbE family protein, protein MTAAVDPPARAVERSAIGEVIDWFRRYVRNHPLLSLNTVGKQFVLGVRAIQYLFVGLVTRKFMFGEFIEQTWFMTSTAFTPTVLVTIPIGVTLSIQFSLLAGQVGAASLSGAADGLVIIRQGAPLVAALIMAAAVGSAVCADLGARTMREEIAAMEVMGVSPLQRMVVPRLAAVILIGIALTGTTMFVGYLAGYVFNVYMQNGAPGSFIATFSSFATVDDLVLAMLKAVVYGVIVAIVACEKGLDTRGGPAGVANSVNAAVVESVLLLMIVNVLMSQMWLLIFPRQTI, encoded by the coding sequence TTGACCGCTGCCGTCGATCCGCCCGCGCGAGCTGTCGAGCGTTCGGCCATCGGCGAAGTCATCGACTGGTTTCGCCGCTATGTGCGCAATCACCCGCTCTTATCGCTGAACACAGTCGGTAAGCAGTTCGTGCTGGGGGTGCGGGCCATCCAGTACCTGTTCGTCGGCCTGGTGACCCGTAAGTTCATGTTCGGGGAGTTCATCGAGCAGACCTGGTTCATGACCAGCACGGCGTTCACCCCCACCGTTTTGGTGACCATCCCGATCGGCGTCACCTTGTCCATCCAGTTCAGTTTGCTGGCCGGACAGGTCGGCGCCGCCTCGCTGTCCGGCGCCGCCGATGGGCTGGTGATCATCCGGCAGGGGGCGCCGCTGGTGGCGGCGCTGATCATGGCGGCGGCGGTGGGCTCGGCGGTCTGCGCGGACCTGGGCGCCCGGACAATGCGCGAGGAAATCGCGGCGATGGAGGTGATGGGAGTCTCCCCGCTGCAGCGCATGGTGGTTCCCCGACTGGCGGCGGTCATCCTGATCGGGATTGCGTTGACGGGTACGACGATGTTTGTCGGCTACCTCGCGGGCTACGTGTTCAACGTTTATATGCAGAACGGCGCTCCGGGATCGTTCATCGCCACGTTCTCCTCGTTCGCCACCGTCGACGACCTGGTGTTGGCAATGTTGAAAGCGGTGGTCTACGGCGTGATCGTGGCGATCGTGGCCTGTGAGAAGGGCCTCGATACGCGCGGCGGCCCCGCCGGCGTGGCGAACTCGGTGAACGCAGCGGTGGTCGAATCCGTGCTGCTGCTGATGATCGTCAACGTGCTGATGAGCCAAATGTGGCTGCTCATCTTCCCGCGGCAGACCATCTAA
- a CDS encoding hypothetical protein (frameshifted, insertion at around 5205601) — MAVEGYNALNLLGLGPATGLISSFATTRELAPVMIAMAFIAQAGCRFTAQLGAMRINDEIDALEVLGINSVAYLVVTRVTASVIAVIPLFLTALGLTYLTSQLVSMANGQAPGSYLHYFSVGLSGRDVVYATIKAVIFVFISSTMQCYYGFFASGGPAGVGIAAGRAMRSSLTVVIIANMLLTMALWGVESGARFGG, encoded by the coding sequence GTGGCCGTCGAGGGCTACAACGCGCTGAATCTGCTGGGCCTCGGCCCGGCGACGGGCCTGATCTCGTCGTTCGCCACGACGCGCGAACTGGCGCCGGTGATGATCGCGATGGCGTTCATCGCCCAGGCGGGATGCCGGTTCACCGCGCAACTGGGCGCGATGCGAATCAACGACGAAATCGACGCACTCGAGGTGCTCGGCATCAATTCCGTGGCCTACCTGGTGGTCACCCGGGTCACGGCGTCCGTCATCGCGGTCATCCCGTTATTCCTGACCGCCCTGGGTTTGACCTACTTGACCAGCCAGCTGGTCAGCATGGCCAACGGTCAGGCCCCCGGGTCGTATCTGCATTATTTCTCCGTGGGCCTCAGCGGCCGCGATGTGGTGTACGCGACCATCAAGGCCGTAATTTTCGTCTTCATCTCCTCGACGATGCAGTGCTATTACGGCTTTTTCGCCAGCGGCGGTCCCGCCGGGGTCGGGATAGCCGCGGGGCGGGCCATGCGATCGAGTCTGACCGTCGTGATCATCGCGAACATGCTGCTGACCATGGCGCTGTGGGGTGTTGAGTCCGGGGCGAGGTTCGGCGGGTAG
- a CDS encoding putative Mce family protein — MPNSYDFDPRSPSNRSLVFVGVCLTIVTLLIAAAMVAKSKGTFDKLVRVNIELVNIGDGLPERSDVKFRGVLVGMVSSISPSRNGQPNIVHVDLKPGYAAGIPNTVTARVVPANLFAVSAVQLIDNGKGSASLRNGSVVREDKSLPTVLFQNVLAKLHDLLFDVARDRNDHTIGVLEALSEATRGRGQQLTDAGRDLNQILAELNTVVSADASGPSTLSALTAAAAGLRRASPELFDALDSSIRPMRTFAEKRVQLTDFLSGGLGTVGTLGDSFDHQTDRLITISTELTPALGVLGEHARDFHGIATRMKVFANKLYDEGWDPDGNRLTIKAVVALTPSRRYVRADCPRYGALAGPSCQTAPEVPTAPDLSPALGSQGVTLPPGVTENRPNVTPPRHSMPDDPQGPVPPAPGPRQLPPFPPGSAQLGGGPGSPATEAPAAPAAPGVPAAPAPGFPAEGAMLPGAVIGGNVGPVGSHEEKDQLGRIVGGGPANSTVVLLLGPVARDSTVHITSDLRGGQ; from the coding sequence ATGCCGAATTCATACGATTTCGACCCCCGCAGCCCGTCCAACCGGAGCCTTGTCTTCGTGGGCGTGTGTTTGACGATTGTCACGCTCCTGATCGCGGCGGCCATGGTCGCCAAATCGAAAGGCACATTCGACAAACTGGTGCGCGTCAACATCGAGTTGGTCAATATCGGCGACGGTCTGCCGGAGCGTTCGGATGTGAAGTTCCGCGGGGTGCTGGTCGGGATGGTGTCCAGCATTTCCCCGTCCCGCAACGGACAGCCCAATATCGTCCATGTCGACCTGAAGCCCGGATACGCCGCCGGGATCCCCAACACCGTCACCGCACGGGTGGTGCCGGCCAACCTGTTCGCGGTGTCGGCGGTGCAATTGATCGACAACGGGAAGGGCTCGGCATCGCTGCGCAACGGCTCGGTGGTGCGCGAGGACAAGTCACTGCCCACGGTGTTGTTCCAGAACGTCTTGGCAAAACTCCACGACCTGCTGTTCGACGTCGCGCGCGATCGCAACGACCACACCATCGGGGTTCTGGAAGCACTCAGTGAGGCGACCCGCGGCCGCGGCCAGCAGCTGACCGACGCCGGACGCGACCTGAACCAGATTCTGGCGGAGCTGAACACGGTGGTCAGCGCCGATGCCAGCGGGCCGTCCACGCTGTCGGCGCTGACCGCGGCCGCGGCAGGCCTGCGCCGTGCCTCGCCCGAACTCTTCGACGCGCTGGACAGCTCGATTCGGCCGATGCGGACCTTCGCCGAGAAGCGGGTGCAATTGACCGATTTCCTGTCCGGGGGTCTGGGCACCGTCGGCACACTGGGCGATTCCTTCGATCATCAGACCGACCGGCTGATCACCATCAGCACCGAGCTGACACCTGCCCTCGGTGTGCTCGGCGAGCACGCCCGCGACTTCCACGGCATAGCCACCCGGATGAAGGTGTTCGCGAACAAGCTGTACGACGAAGGCTGGGATCCGGACGGCAACCGGCTGACCATCAAGGCCGTCGTCGCGCTCACCCCGAGCCGGCGCTACGTCCGCGCCGACTGCCCCCGTTACGGGGCGCTGGCCGGCCCCAGCTGCCAGACCGCGCCGGAAGTCCCGACGGCTCCGGACCTGTCTCCGGCGTTGGGGTCGCAGGGCGTTACTCTCCCGCCCGGGGTGACCGAGAACCGCCCCAACGTGACCCCGCCGCGACACTCCATGCCGGACGATCCGCAAGGGCCGGTGCCACCTGCACCGGGACCCCGTCAGTTACCGCCCTTCCCACCCGGTTCCGCACAGTTGGGCGGCGGTCCCGGGTCGCCGGCCACCGAAGCCCCGGCCGCCCCAGCCGCCCCCGGCGTCCCGGCCGCCCCGGCGCCGGGATTTCCCGCGGAAGGGGCGATGCTGCCGGGCGCGGTCATCGGCGGCAATGTCGGTCCGGTCGGCAGCCACGAAGAGAAGGATCAACTCGGCCGCATCGTGGGCGGCGGACCGGCGAATTCGACCGTCGTGCTGTTGTTGGGCCCGGTGGCGCGCGACTCGACCGTCCACATCACGTCGGATCTGCGAGGCGGCCAATGA